In the Arachis ipaensis cultivar K30076 chromosome B10, Araip1.1, whole genome shotgun sequence genome, one interval contains:
- the LOC110268310 gene encoding uncharacterized protein LOC110268310 → MSGRGRGRGRGGWGGGRGMMTYAREMEFELFPEDVTLPSNKVNHDDTLMKDLLRRNARLQNYWKASPYLIEETEENKRMHVERFSDRNKTTFTRDSLSQILVFKEFPKELVRGTATARRPSRKRFRWNPESGIKRIDFFEQLEKKNQDWWGDGCCGIGTLGVPLLLLSLLPPALFPPLSS, encoded by the exons ATGTCAGGCAGAGGACGAGGACGTGGCCGAGGGGGATGGGGAGGAGGCCGCGGCATGATGACATATGCGAGAGAAATGGAGTTTGAACTCTTTCCTGAG GATGTTACTTTGCCTTCTAATAAAGTCAATCATGATGATACTCTCATGAAGGACTTGTTACGACGCAATGCCAGGCTTCAAAATTATTGGAAAGCCTCTCCTTATCTTATCGAGGAAACAGAAG AGAACAAAAGGATGCATGTAGAAAGATTTTCTGACAGGAACAAGACAACATTTACTCGTGATTCTTTATCGCAGATTTTAGTGTTCAAGGAATTCCCTAAGGAGTTGGTTCGAG GTACAGCTACAGCTAGGCGTCCAAGCCGTAAAAGATTTCGGTGGAACCCAGAGTCAG GTATTAAGCGAATTGATTTCTTCGAACAGCTAGAGAAAAAGAACCAG GACTGGTGGGGGGATGGCTGTTGTGGAATTGGTACCTTGGGGGTTCCATTATTGTTGTTATCACTGTTGCCACCAGCGTTGTTTCCTCCACTTTCATCATAG
- the LOC107623182 gene encoding probable protein arginine N-methyltransferase 3 isoform X1, whose translation MASNGKHHEQEEELFKRIEDEEEEEDYEEEEDGEEGWDDWEGDDGDPQSELLCLFCDSRYASCDSLFAHCASIHHFDFHATRKALTLDFYSSFKLINYIRSQVADNKCWSCGSTCQSNQDLLNHLHDAIDLSDIKIKWDDDRYLKPFMQDDSLLYSFVDYEDGEDEQIPPMDEDLMMDLKNSIDSLDLKNVVVTDGVHDTSSSQKVASVPNDHLNQASSSDKELVNGKNSRAYVPSIDEAREEGLLLAKSQNHFEKQIKMVNESYFGSYSSYGIHREMLSDKVRMDAYGQAILKNPSLLNGAVVMDVGCGTGILSLFAAQAGASRVIAVEASTKMAAVASQVAKDNGLLLDKSQCGVNGHQKGVVEVIHGMVEEIDKNVGIKPHSVDILLSEWMGYCLLYESMLDSVLYARDRWLKTGGAILPDTATIFVAGFGKGGTSLPFWENVCEFDMSFIGKELVKDAAQIPIVDVVDSQDLVTTSAVLQTFDLATMKPNDVNFTATATLEPKSRVLEYGEMRVDSETCCRCYGVVLWFETRFTSRFCREAPTVLSTSPYTPKTHWSQTILTFKEPIEIGFQKGNNGDLAAIGTEDFPAAKVDVRVSIVRSTEHRSIDISLEVVGVSPDGRRRSWPAQFFSLQ comes from the exons ATGGCTTCCAACGGTAAGCATCACGAACAAGAAGAAGAGCTTTTCAAACGAAtcgaagacgaagaagaagaagaagattatgaagaagaagaagacggcGAAGAAGGATGGGACGACTGGGAAGGAGACGACGGTGATCCACAATCGGAATTGCTCTGCCTCTTCTGTGATTCTCGCTACGCTTCTTGCGATTCCCTTTTTGCACATTGCGCTTCCATTCACCACTTCGATTTCCATGCCACTCGAAAAGCTCTTACCTTGGATTTCTATTCCTCCTTCAAGCTTATTAACTATATCCGCTCTCA GGTGGCAGATAACAAATGTTGGAGCTGTGGATCGACATGTCAGTCCAACCAAGACTTGCTGAATCATCTGCATGATGCAATTGACTTAAGTGATATAAAGATTAAGTGGGATGACGATAGATATTTAAAACCTTTTATGCAAGATGATTCACTGTTGTACAGTTTTGTTGATTATGAAGATGGGGAAGATGAGCAAATTCCACCAATGGATGAAGATCTTATGATGGATTTGAAGAACTCTATAGACTCTCTTGATTTGAAAAATGTGGTAGTTACTGATGGTGTACATGATACGAGTAGCAGCCAGAAGGTTGCTTCTGTTCCTAATGATCATTTGAACCAGGCTAGTTCTTCAGACAAGGAACTTGTTAATGGCAAGAACTCTAGAGCATATGTGCCTTCAATTGATGAGGCTAGAGAAGAAGGGCTCTTGTTGGCCAAATCTCAAAATCACTTTGAAAAGCAGATTAAGATGGTTAATGAAAGTTATTTTGGGTCTTATAGCTCATACGGCATCCACCGTGAGATGTTAAGTGATAAG GTGAGAATGGATGCTTATGGCCAAGCAATTTTGAAAAATCCCTCTCTCCTAAATGGTGCTGTGGTTATGGATGTAGGTTGTGGAACTGGCATCCTGAG CCTATTTgcagctcaagcaggggcatcaCGGGTCATAGCAGTTGAGGCTAGTACCAAGATGGCAGCAGTAGCATCTCAG gttGCAAAAGACAACGGTCTCTTGCTGGATAAAAGCCAGTGTGGTGTGAATGGCCATCAAAAGGGAGTGGTAGAAGTGATTCATGGTATGGTTGAAGAAATTGACAAAAATGTTGGAATTAAACCTCACAGTGTTGATATATTGTTAAGTGAATGGATGGGATATTGCCTGCTATACGAATCCATGCTTGATTCTGTGCTCTATGCACGCGACCGGTGGTTGAAGACTGGAGGTGCCATTCTTCCTGACACAGCAACTATT TTTGTCGCAGGATTCGGAAAAGGTGGCACAAGTCTTCCATTTTGGGAAAACGTGTGTGAATTTGACATGTCTTTCATTGGGAAGGAACTTGTCAAAGATGCTGCCCAAATTCCTATAGTCGATGTTGTGGACTCTCAAGATTTAGTTACCACTTCTGCGGTTCTTCAG ACCTTTGATTTGGCAACCATGAAGCCTAATGATGTTAATTTCACTGCAACTGCTACTTTGGAACCAAAATCAAGAGTTTTGGAATATGGAGAAATGCGTGTAGATTCTGAAACATGCTGCCGGTGTTATGGAGTTGTATTGTGGTTTGAAACCAGATTTACAAGCAGATTCTGCCGTGAAGCGCCAACTGTGTTATCAACATCTCCTTACACACCAAAAACACATTGGTCACAAACAATCTTAACCTTTAAGGAACCCATTGAGATTGGATTTCAGAAAGGAAACAATGGTGATCTGGCAGCAATCGGCACTGAGGACTTTCCTGCTGCAAAGGTTGATGTGCGTGTCAGCATTGTACGTTCCACAGAGCATCGCAGTATTGATATTTCATTAGAAGTTGTCGGTGTTAGTCCTGATGGCCGGAGACGCAGTTGGCCGGCTCAATTTTTTTCTTTGCAGTAG
- the LOC107623182 gene encoding probable protein arginine N-methyltransferase 3 isoform X2, giving the protein MASNGKHHEQEEELFKRIEDEEEEEDYEEEEDGEEGWDDWEGDDGDPQSELLCLFCDSRYASCDSLFAHCASIHHFDFHATRKALTLDFYSSFKLINYIRSQVADNKCWSCGSTCQSNQDLLNHLHDAIDLSDIKIKWDDDRYLKPFMQDDSLLYSFVDYEDGEDEQIPPMDEDLMMDLKNSIDSLDLKNVVVTDGVHDTSSSQKVASVPNDHLNQASSSDKELVNGKNSRAYVPSIDEAREEGLLLAKSQNHFEKQIKMVNESYFGSYSSYGIHREMLSDKVRMDAYGQAILKNPSLLNGAVVMDVGCGTGILSLFAAQAGASRVIAVEASTKMAAVASQVAKDNGLLLDKSQCGVNGHQKGVVEVIHGMVEEIDKNVGIKPHSVDILLSEWMGYCLLYESMLDSVLYARDRWLKTGGAILPDTATIFVAGFGKGGTSLPFWENVCEFDMSFIGKELVKDAAQIPIVDVVDSQDLVTTSAVLQEILLGSFGKQNPLHKFSSLSPFLTVPASVKNAKFTLGNYIHAYFQVKNRILKLLVAFPDMLHIF; this is encoded by the exons ATGGCTTCCAACGGTAAGCATCACGAACAAGAAGAAGAGCTTTTCAAACGAAtcgaagacgaagaagaagaagaagattatgaagaagaagaagacggcGAAGAAGGATGGGACGACTGGGAAGGAGACGACGGTGATCCACAATCGGAATTGCTCTGCCTCTTCTGTGATTCTCGCTACGCTTCTTGCGATTCCCTTTTTGCACATTGCGCTTCCATTCACCACTTCGATTTCCATGCCACTCGAAAAGCTCTTACCTTGGATTTCTATTCCTCCTTCAAGCTTATTAACTATATCCGCTCTCA GGTGGCAGATAACAAATGTTGGAGCTGTGGATCGACATGTCAGTCCAACCAAGACTTGCTGAATCATCTGCATGATGCAATTGACTTAAGTGATATAAAGATTAAGTGGGATGACGATAGATATTTAAAACCTTTTATGCAAGATGATTCACTGTTGTACAGTTTTGTTGATTATGAAGATGGGGAAGATGAGCAAATTCCACCAATGGATGAAGATCTTATGATGGATTTGAAGAACTCTATAGACTCTCTTGATTTGAAAAATGTGGTAGTTACTGATGGTGTACATGATACGAGTAGCAGCCAGAAGGTTGCTTCTGTTCCTAATGATCATTTGAACCAGGCTAGTTCTTCAGACAAGGAACTTGTTAATGGCAAGAACTCTAGAGCATATGTGCCTTCAATTGATGAGGCTAGAGAAGAAGGGCTCTTGTTGGCCAAATCTCAAAATCACTTTGAAAAGCAGATTAAGATGGTTAATGAAAGTTATTTTGGGTCTTATAGCTCATACGGCATCCACCGTGAGATGTTAAGTGATAAG GTGAGAATGGATGCTTATGGCCAAGCAATTTTGAAAAATCCCTCTCTCCTAAATGGTGCTGTGGTTATGGATGTAGGTTGTGGAACTGGCATCCTGAG CCTATTTgcagctcaagcaggggcatcaCGGGTCATAGCAGTTGAGGCTAGTACCAAGATGGCAGCAGTAGCATCTCAG gttGCAAAAGACAACGGTCTCTTGCTGGATAAAAGCCAGTGTGGTGTGAATGGCCATCAAAAGGGAGTGGTAGAAGTGATTCATGGTATGGTTGAAGAAATTGACAAAAATGTTGGAATTAAACCTCACAGTGTTGATATATTGTTAAGTGAATGGATGGGATATTGCCTGCTATACGAATCCATGCTTGATTCTGTGCTCTATGCACGCGACCGGTGGTTGAAGACTGGAGGTGCCATTCTTCCTGACACAGCAACTATT TTTGTCGCAGGATTCGGAAAAGGTGGCACAAGTCTTCCATTTTGGGAAAACGTGTGTGAATTTGACATGTCTTTCATTGGGAAGGAACTTGTCAAAGATGCTGCCCAAATTCCTATAGTCGATGTTGTGGACTCTCAAGATTTAGTTACCACTTCTGCGGTTCTTCAG gAAATATTACTTGGGTCTTTTGGAAAGCAAAATCCTCTACACAAGTTTTCCTCTTTAAGCCCATTTCTGACCGTGCCAGCTTCTGTAAAGAATGCCAAATTTACTTTAGGTAACTATATACATGCATATTTTCAAGTTAAAAACAGGATTCTAAAGCTATTAGTTGCATTTCCAGATATGTTGCATATCTTTTAA